The following are encoded in a window of Rosa chinensis cultivar Old Blush chromosome 4, RchiOBHm-V2, whole genome shotgun sequence genomic DNA:
- the LOC112201022 gene encoding protein SULFUR DEFICIENCY-INDUCED 2 encodes MKSPRKGGEVSQDPPPYHVLHKLPPGDSPYVRAKHVQLVEKDPEAAIVLFWKAINAGDRVDSALKDMAIVMKQQDRADEAIEAIMSFRDRCSKQAQESLDNVLIDLYKKCGRMEEQIELLKQKLRMIYQGEAFNGKLTKTARSHGRKFQVTIKQETSRILGNLGWAYMQQGNHVAAEVVYHKAQIIDPDANKACNLCLCLIRQARYAEARSVLDEVLQGKLSGSSEDKSKKRAAELLQELKQCQPVVLSSNNSLGLNIEDAFLEGLDQLVKHWTALRSRRLPIFEEISPHRDQLAC; translated from the exons atgaagagtcCGAGAAAAGGAGGAGAGGTTTCTCAAGACCCTCCTCCATACCATGTTCTTCACAAATTGCCTCCTGGTGATAGCCCTTATGTTCGAGCCAAACACGTCCAG TTAGTTGAGAAGGATCCAGAAGCTGCAATAGTATTGTTTTGGAAGGCGATCAATGCTGGAGACAGGGTGGATAGTGCCCTAAAGGACATGGCAATAGTCATGAAGCAGCAAGACAGAGCAGATGAAGCAATTGAAGCAATAATGTCATTCAGGGATCGCTGCTCCAAGCAGGCACAGGAATCCCTAGATAACGTACTAATTGACTTGTACAAG AAATGTGGGAGAATGGAGGAGCAAATAGAGCTATTGAAGCAGAAGCTTCGAATGATTTACCAAGGAGAGGCCTTCAATGGTAAGCTTACCAAGACAGCACGCTCTCATGGAAGGAAGTTCCAGGTCACCATCAAGCAAGAGACCTCCAGGATACTG GGGAACTTAGGTTGGGCCTACATGCAACAAGGGAACCATGTGGCAGCAGAAGTGGTATATCACAAAGCTCAAATCATCGATCCAGATGCCAACAAGGCCTGTAACTTATGCCTCTGCCTGATCAGGCAAGCCCGGTATGCAGAGGCACGGTCAGTTCTTGATGAAGTGTTGCAGGGTAAGCTTTCAGGATCAAGCGAGGACAAGTCGAAAAAACGCGCTGCGGAACTGTTGCAGGAGCTAAAGCAATGCCAGCCTGTAGTCTTGTCATCCAATAATTCTTTAGGTTTAAATATAGAAGATGCTTTTCTGGAGGGGCTTGACCAGTTGGTGAAGCACTGGACCGCTTTAAGATCAAGAAGACTTCCCATCTTTGAAGAGATTTCTCCGCACAGGGATCAGTTAGCGTGCTGA